The following nucleotide sequence is from Candidatus Zixiibacteriota bacterium.
GCGCCACCAATCATCTCATGGCGGGATCGCGTTTCGTCGTCGTCGGTTACGGCTGGTGTGGCCGCGGCGTTACCACTCGGGCACGCGGAATGGGCGCCGAGGTCATCGTCTGCGAGGTGGAACCGGTCAAGGCGCTCGAAGCGGTGATGGACGGACTCCGCGTCATGCCATTGGCACAGGCGGCCAAAGTCGGTGATGTCTTTGTGACATTGACCGGCAATTGCGCGGTGATCCGCAAAGAGCATTTCGTCAAGATGAAAGACGGCGCCGTGGTCGCCAATTCCGGCCATTTCAACGTCGAGATCGACATCGAGGCGCTGGAAAAGCTCTCGGTGAAGAAACGCCACATCCGCCATGAGGTTGTCGAGTATCAACTGAAGGACGGACGGCGCATTCATCTGCTCGGTGAGGGACGGCTGATCAATCTCGCGGCCGCGGAAGGACACCCGGCGATGGTGATGGACATGTCCTTCGCCAACCAGGCCCTGGGTGCCGAATACATCGTGAAGAATCGACGCAAACTGCCGCAGGGCGTGTTCTCCATTCCCAAACGGATCGACAAGGACATCGCGCGCCTTAAACTCAAGTCGATGGGCGTCAAGATCGACCTGCTGACTCCTGCGCAGCGCAAATATCTCTCCGAGTGGCGCGTGGGGACTTAATCCTCACCCGACATGAACTGTTCCCGCTTCAAAGCGCTCATGTTCGACTGCTATGGCACCCTGATCGACTGGGAGACGGGTATTCTCAATGCCTTGCGGCCATGGGTGCGCTGCTTGGGCCGTGATGTTACCGACAGGGAGTTGCTCGACACGTTTGCGCAGGTCGAACCCGAATGTGAACAGGCGACTCCTTTCGCGCTCTATTCCAATGTACTCCGTTCGGTTCACAGACAGATCGCCGATCGTCACGGTGTCCCGCAAGACGATTCGGCGGCGGACGCATTCGCCCGGTCGGTTGGCGACTGGCCGCCCTTTCCCGACACGACCGAGGCGCTGCGACGTCTCCGATCACGGTTCAAGTTGGTCATTGTCTCCAATGTCGACCGCGCCTCCTTCCA
It contains:
- a CDS encoding haloacid dehalogenase type II; translation: MNCSRFKALMFDCYGTLIDWETGILNALRPWVRCLGRDVTDRELLDTFAQVEPECEQATPFALYSNVLRSVHRQIADRHGVPQDDSAADAFARSVGDWPPFPDTTEALRRLRSRFKLVIVSNVDRASFQRTQARLGVAFDAVVTAEDVGAYKPDHRMFERAFEVLGTLGVARSEILHVAQSLFHDHIPAKALGMTTCWVKREKPGAQGSAVQVPPENVRPDYTVEDMASAADLLLSA
- the ahcY gene encoding adenosylhomocysteinase, with protein sequence MDHDIKDITLADAGRLRIEWAEKNMPVLRLIRERFAREKPLRGVKVACCLHVTTETANLMETLKAGGAELRLCGSNPLSTQDDVAASLVKHTRIGVFAVRGEDNKRYYAHIAAVLANKPNVTIDDGADLVSELHRSKNGTGDIWAGLEETTTGVVRLRAMEHEGVLKYPVLAVNDSETKHFFDNRYGTGQSTIDGIIRATNHLMAGSRFVVVGYGWCGRGVTTRARGMGAEVIVCEVEPVKALEAVMDGLRVMPLAQAAKVGDVFVTLTGNCAVIRKEHFVKMKDGAVVANSGHFNVEIDIEALEKLSVKKRHIRHEVVEYQLKDGRRIHLLGEGRLINLAAAEGHPAMVMDMSFANQALGAEYIVKNRRKLPQGVFSIPKRIDKDIARLKLKSMGVKIDLLTPAQRKYLSEWRVGT